From a single Arthrobacter sp. SLBN-112 genomic region:
- a CDS encoding leucyl aminopeptidase produces MVKNTEINLSTVSRDLKKNPSDAVVIGVGQGSDGPVLLDNPLTAKSAEALADSLKALGMTGAADQLVRLPGLPETGAGILVLAGVGKVSDSSPLAGESLRRAAGSAIRQLAGLPTVTLAFPTATVQDVTAVAEGAALGAYSFTEFRTSTDGLKDPVRNAVIFTELAGSTGLDSALKRAGLVAKAVNATRSLVNTPPSHLYPESFAEAAKDLAKGLPVKVTVWDEKRLEKEGFGGIMGVGKGSTRQPRLVKVEYSPARATAKIALVGKGITFDTGGISLKPALNMGDMKSDMAGAAVVLNTVLALAGLGLPVKATAWLCIAENMPGGGASRPADVLTMFGGKTVEVLNTDAEGRLVMADGIVAASREYPDAIIDVATLTGAQLIALGNRTAGVMGSESVTGALKAAADRAGELVWPMPLPEELRPSLDSQVADLANIGERHGGMMTAAVFLREFVGKDKAGEQIPWAHIDIAGPSFNNGSPYGYTHKQGTGCTVRTLVAYIEDILAAA; encoded by the coding sequence GTGGTCAAGAATACTGAAATCAACCTTAGTACCGTCTCGCGGGACCTTAAGAAGAACCCCAGCGACGCAGTGGTCATCGGGGTGGGGCAGGGAAGCGACGGGCCAGTCCTGCTGGACAACCCGCTCACGGCGAAGTCGGCGGAGGCCCTCGCTGACTCGCTCAAGGCGCTGGGCATGACCGGCGCGGCAGACCAGCTGGTCCGCCTCCCCGGCCTGCCTGAGACCGGCGCCGGCATCCTGGTCCTCGCCGGGGTGGGAAAGGTGTCCGACAGCAGCCCGCTTGCCGGCGAATCGCTCCGCCGGGCCGCGGGATCGGCCATCCGGCAACTGGCCGGCCTCCCCACGGTAACGCTGGCATTCCCGACGGCGACCGTGCAGGATGTCACGGCTGTCGCCGAAGGTGCCGCGCTGGGCGCCTATTCCTTCACCGAGTTCCGGACTTCCACGGACGGGCTCAAGGACCCCGTCCGCAATGCCGTCATCTTCACGGAACTGGCGGGCAGCACGGGCCTGGACTCCGCACTGAAGCGGGCCGGACTGGTGGCAAAGGCCGTCAACGCCACCCGGTCCCTGGTCAACACGCCGCCGAGCCACCTGTACCCGGAGTCCTTTGCCGAGGCCGCCAAGGACCTCGCCAAGGGGCTCCCCGTCAAAGTCACCGTCTGGGATGAGAAGCGCCTCGAGAAGGAAGGCTTCGGCGGCATCATGGGCGTCGGCAAGGGCTCAACCAGGCAGCCGAGGCTGGTCAAGGTCGAGTACTCCCCCGCCAGGGCCACTGCCAAAATTGCCCTGGTGGGCAAGGGCATCACGTTCGACACGGGCGGCATTTCCCTCAAGCCGGCCCTGAACATGGGCGACATGAAGAGCGATATGGCGGGTGCCGCCGTCGTGCTTAATACTGTCCTGGCCCTCGCCGGACTGGGCCTGCCGGTGAAGGCCACCGCCTGGCTTTGCATCGCAGAGAACATGCCCGGCGGCGGCGCGTCCCGGCCTGCCGATGTGCTGACCATGTTCGGCGGCAAGACGGTGGAAGTCCTCAATACCGACGCCGAAGGCCGCCTGGTGATGGCGGACGGCATCGTCGCTGCAAGCCGCGAGTACCCGGACGCCATCATCGACGTGGCCACGCTGACCGGCGCGCAGCTCATCGCACTGGGCAACCGTACTGCCGGTGTCATGGGTTCGGAGAGCGTCACGGGCGCCCTCAAGGCAGCGGCGGACCGCGCGGGCGAGCTGGTATGGCCCATGCCCCTGCCGGAGGAACTGCGGCCCAGCCTGGATTCCCAGGTGGCGGACCTGGCCAACATCGGCGAACGCCATGGCGGCATGATGACCGCTGCCGTGTTCCTGCGCGAGTTCGTGGGTAAGGACAAGGCGGGCGAACAGATCCCCTGGGCGCACATCGATATCGCAGGGCCGTCCTTTAACAACGGCAGCCCCTACGGCTATACCCACAAGCAGGGCACCGGCTGCACCGTCCGTACCCTGGTTGCCTACATCGAGGACATCCTGGCCGCGGCCTGA
- a CDS encoding MFS transporter: MTAPRAWLIWTIGIFGYLVAVAQRTSFGVVGLEATERFHATASAISFFTVLQLLVYAGLQIPVGLLVDRFGSRAMIAGGAVLMGLGQLQLAFAESIPGGVLGRVLVGAGDAMTFISVIRLIPLWFAPARVPLVTQLTGMSGQLGQLFSVLPFALVLHLSGWTPAFLMLAGMSALAVVLVLLLLQDSPPGTGRPHARQGLRATGASLARAWSQPGTRLGMWSHFTIQFSGTVFAMTWGYPFLISGQGLDAGTVAALMALYVAAAMAVGPFIGRFVSRHPLRRSTMVLLIAGATAAAWAAVLLLPGRAPLWLLAGLVVVLAIGGPGSMIGFDFARTFNPAHRIGTATGIVNVGGFIAALVSIFLIGLVLDVLYATGFSQGVLYGLAPFRLALSVQFLLLAIGAAAILASRRKVRRQMAAQGIVVPPLRSAIARQRRESLARRRQPTPSED, translated from the coding sequence GTGACTGCTCCCCGCGCCTGGCTTATCTGGACCATTGGAATTTTCGGGTACCTGGTGGCCGTGGCACAGCGGACGTCCTTCGGTGTGGTGGGGCTTGAGGCCACGGAGCGCTTCCATGCAACCGCGTCAGCCATATCCTTCTTCACCGTCCTGCAGCTGCTGGTCTACGCCGGGCTCCAGATCCCGGTGGGCCTGCTGGTGGACAGGTTCGGTTCGCGCGCCATGATCGCCGGCGGCGCAGTCCTGATGGGACTCGGACAGCTGCAGCTTGCGTTCGCCGAAAGCATCCCCGGGGGAGTCCTGGGCCGTGTCCTGGTGGGTGCCGGTGACGCCATGACCTTTATCTCGGTGATCAGGCTCATCCCACTGTGGTTCGCTCCGGCCCGCGTCCCCCTGGTCACCCAGTTGACCGGGATGTCCGGCCAGTTGGGGCAGCTCTTCAGTGTCCTGCCCTTCGCGCTGGTCCTGCACCTGTCCGGCTGGACCCCCGCTTTCCTGATGCTGGCAGGGATGTCTGCCCTCGCCGTCGTGCTGGTACTGCTGCTCCTGCAGGATTCTCCACCCGGGACCGGGCGCCCGCACGCCCGGCAGGGACTCAGGGCCACCGGCGCATCGCTGGCCCGTGCCTGGAGCCAGCCCGGGACCCGGCTGGGGATGTGGAGCCACTTCACCATCCAGTTCAGCGGCACGGTCTTCGCGATGACCTGGGGCTACCCGTTCCTGATCTCCGGCCAGGGACTGGACGCCGGCACCGTTGCCGCCCTGATGGCGCTGTATGTCGCCGCAGCCATGGCGGTGGGCCCGTTCATCGGCCGCTTCGTTTCGCGCCACCCCCTGCGCCGTTCCACCATGGTGCTGCTGATCGCCGGCGCCACCGCCGCAGCATGGGCCGCGGTGCTGCTGCTGCCCGGACGTGCCCCGCTGTGGCTGCTCGCCGGCCTGGTGGTGGTGCTCGCAATCGGCGGCCCCGGGTCGATGATCGGCTTCGACTTCGCCCGGACCTTCAACCCCGCGCACCGGATCGGCACCGCCACCGGCATCGTCAACGTTGGCGGCTTCATCGCTGCCCTGGTGTCCATCTTCCTGATTGGCCTGGTGCTCGACGTCCTCTACGCCACCGGATTTTCACAGGGGGTGCTCTACGGCCTGGCGCCCTTCCGGCTGGCCCTGAGTGTCCAGTTCCTGCTCCTGGCCATCGGCGCCGCGGCCATCCTGGCCTCCCGGCGGAAGGTACGCCGGCAGATGGCCGCGCAGGGGATCGTGGTTCCGCCGCTGCGCAGCGCCATCGCCCGGCAGCGCCGGGAAAGCCTGGCCCGCCGCCGCCAGCCGACGCCAAGCGAAGACTGA
- a CDS encoding M56 family metallopeptidase: MFWASYLLAVLAIILAWPVPILLSRAQWPARSPFTAMLLWQAIALAGGLSMIGAMLVYGLEPIGDNLIAGLRALAGMVLFNAPTTALGFWHIFALSTAALLTAHLVFTLLLTYYKIQRQRRRHRELLALLASPSAQDAGTLVISHDSPVAYCLPGGARSVTVLSDGLMAALEPAELRAVLIHENAHLSQRHHLLLWAFAAWRQALPWLPTTRLAQEAVNSLIEMLADDVALRTESKATLIKAIAIVASGSAGNAGAGDIRPSSPTVALSGLESASGGPGSDAVRTAASRVSRLLTPQPQLPAAVRSAVMAGSVLLLALPTALLVVPGLLG, from the coding sequence ATGTTCTGGGCCTCATACCTGCTGGCGGTCCTTGCGATAATCCTGGCCTGGCCGGTGCCGATCCTCCTGTCACGGGCACAATGGCCGGCCAGGTCGCCGTTCACGGCCATGCTGCTGTGGCAGGCGATTGCGCTCGCAGGTGGACTGTCAATGATCGGCGCCATGCTGGTCTACGGCCTCGAACCCATCGGGGACAACCTCATAGCAGGGCTCCGCGCATTGGCAGGAATGGTGCTCTTCAATGCCCCCACCACGGCGCTGGGCTTTTGGCATATCTTTGCACTGTCCACCGCTGCCCTGCTCACGGCCCACCTGGTCTTCACGCTGCTGCTGACGTACTACAAGATCCAGCGGCAGCGGCGCCGGCACCGCGAACTGCTGGCTTTGCTGGCCTCCCCGTCGGCCCAGGATGCGGGGACGCTGGTCATCAGCCACGACTCCCCTGTGGCCTACTGCCTTCCGGGCGGCGCCCGCTCCGTAACCGTCCTGTCTGACGGCCTGATGGCTGCCCTCGAACCGGCCGAGTTGCGGGCCGTCCTGATCCACGAAAACGCCCATTTGAGCCAACGGCACCACCTGCTGCTGTGGGCCTTTGCTGCCTGGCGCCAGGCGCTCCCCTGGCTTCCCACCACCCGGCTTGCCCAGGAAGCCGTCAACTCGCTGATTGAGATGCTGGCCGACGACGTTGCGTTGCGGACCGAGAGCAAGGCGACCCTCATCAAGGCGATCGCCATCGTGGCCAGCGGCTCGGCAGGAAACGCGGGTGCCGGTGACATCCGGCCATCCTCGCCCACGGTGGCCCTGTCAGGGCTGGAGTCGGCGTCGGGCGGACCGGGTTCGGACGCGGTCAGGACCGCCGCCTCCCGGGTCAGCCGGCTGCTGACCCCGCAGCCGCAGCTTCCCGCGGCCGTCCGCAGCGCGGTTATGGCCGGCTCCGTCCTGCTGCTGGCCTTGCCCACTGCGTTGCTGGTGGTTCCCGGCCTGCTGGGTTGA
- a CDS encoding BlaI/MecI/CopY family transcriptional regulator, producing the protein MASLGELERAVMDLLWAGQEAATANTLRDQLARTSATQGGPGHEGKELAVTTVLTVLSRLEKKGLVERERGTRPHRYQAVSSRADHTAELMHEVLGSAPDREAVLARFIGSVSEGEAETLRKLLGHL; encoded by the coding sequence ATGGCTAGTCTTGGTGAACTGGAACGGGCAGTCATGGACCTGCTCTGGGCGGGCCAGGAAGCGGCTACGGCCAATACCCTGAGGGACCAGCTGGCGCGCACGTCCGCGACGCAGGGCGGGCCGGGCCACGAAGGCAAGGAGCTGGCCGTCACCACGGTGCTCACCGTACTCTCCCGCCTGGAAAAGAAGGGGCTGGTGGAGCGCGAACGCGGCACCCGCCCGCACCGCTACCAGGCCGTGTCGAGCCGTGCGGACCACACCGCCGAACTCATGCACGAAGTCCTGGGATCAGCCCCGGACCGCGAGGCCGTCCTGGCCCGCTTCATCGGGTCCGTGTCCGAAGGTGAAGCTGAGACGCTGCGCAAACTGCTGGGCCACCTCTAG
- a CDS encoding DNA gyrase/topoisomerase IV subunit B has product MAPSSEYTARHLSVLEGLEAVRKRPGMYIGSTDSRGLMHCLWEIIDNSVDEALAGFGHDIRIILHADNSVEIHDDGRGIPIDKEPKTGLTGVEVVFTKLHAGGKFGGGSYTASGGLHGVGASVVNALSSRLDVEVDRGGKTYKMSFRRGEPGRFKDTGSRLDPAAPFTPFVDDSVLDIVGKAKRGVTGTRIRYWADRQIFTPDAKFSYEDLVARARQTSFLVPGLKLTVRDERKLPGTPGEAGPHEEVFHHDGGISEFVEFLAADPAVTDVWRLHGSGKFKETVPVLDERGHSQLAEVERDCEVDVALRWGIGYDSAVRSYVNIIATPKGGTHQSGFEQALVKTFRKAVETNARKLKAGNDKIEKDDIFAGLTAVLTVRLAEPQFEGQTKEILGTSAVRAIVARVVEREISAKLSSSNRNDKAQSALLLEKIVSEMKSRISARVHKETQRRKNALETSSMPTKLADCRTDDVERSELFIVEGDSALGTAKLARSSDFQALLPIRGKILNVQKASVGDMLSNAECAALIQVVGAGSGRSFDISAARYGKVILMTDADVDGAHIRTLLLTLFFRYMRPMILEGRVFAAVPPLHRVEVINAGQKANEMIYTYSEAELHVLLARLAKEGKRYKEPIQRYKGLGEMDAEQLAETTMDPRHRTLRKVGIENAQQAEEIFDLLMGSDVSPRKDFIIAGASSLDRERIDA; this is encoded by the coding sequence GTGGCACCAAGCTCTGAGTACACCGCCCGGCACCTGTCCGTACTGGAGGGCCTCGAAGCCGTCCGCAAGCGCCCGGGCATGTACATCGGCTCGACCGACTCGCGTGGCCTCATGCACTGCCTCTGGGAGATCATCGACAACTCCGTGGACGAGGCCCTGGCCGGGTTCGGCCACGACATCCGCATCATCCTGCACGCTGACAACTCCGTGGAGATCCACGACGACGGCCGCGGCATCCCCATCGATAAGGAACCCAAGACGGGACTCACCGGCGTCGAAGTGGTGTTCACCAAGCTGCACGCAGGCGGCAAGTTCGGCGGCGGCTCCTACACCGCCTCGGGCGGCCTGCACGGTGTGGGCGCGTCCGTGGTCAATGCCCTGTCATCCCGACTGGACGTCGAGGTGGACCGCGGCGGCAAGACGTACAAAATGTCCTTCCGCCGCGGCGAGCCCGGCCGCTTCAAGGACACGGGGTCCCGCCTGGATCCGGCAGCGCCGTTCACTCCCTTCGTTGATGATTCGGTACTGGACATCGTGGGCAAGGCCAAGCGCGGCGTCACCGGGACCCGGATCCGCTACTGGGCAGACCGGCAGATCTTCACCCCCGATGCCAAGTTCTCCTACGAGGACCTGGTTGCCCGTGCCCGCCAGACCTCCTTCCTGGTGCCGGGCCTCAAGCTCACCGTCCGGGACGAACGCAAGCTCCCCGGAACCCCGGGCGAAGCGGGCCCGCATGAAGAGGTCTTCCACCACGACGGCGGCATCTCCGAGTTTGTCGAGTTCCTCGCCGCCGACCCGGCCGTCACGGACGTGTGGCGGCTGCACGGGTCCGGGAAGTTCAAGGAAACCGTCCCGGTCCTTGACGAACGCGGGCACAGCCAGCTGGCCGAGGTTGAACGCGACTGTGAAGTGGACGTGGCGCTGCGCTGGGGCATTGGCTACGACAGCGCCGTGCGCAGCTACGTGAACATCATCGCCACCCCGAAGGGCGGCACGCACCAGTCCGGGTTCGAGCAGGCGCTGGTCAAGACATTCCGTAAAGCGGTCGAGACCAATGCGCGCAAGCTCAAGGCCGGAAACGACAAGATCGAAAAGGACGATATCTTCGCCGGCCTGACGGCGGTGCTGACCGTTCGGCTCGCGGAACCGCAGTTCGAGGGCCAGACCAAGGAGATCCTCGGCACCAGTGCAGTGCGTGCCATCGTGGCAAGGGTGGTGGAGCGTGAGATCTCCGCCAAACTGTCCTCCAGCAACCGGAACGACAAAGCCCAGTCTGCCCTGCTGCTGGAAAAGATCGTCAGCGAGATGAAGTCCCGCATCTCGGCGCGGGTCCACAAGGAGACCCAACGGCGCAAGAATGCGCTGGAGACCTCCTCGATGCCCACCAAGCTCGCTGACTGCCGAACGGACGACGTCGAACGTTCCGAGCTGTTCATCGTGGAAGGCGACTCCGCGCTGGGCACCGCCAAGCTGGCACGCTCCTCCGACTTCCAGGCGCTCCTGCCCATCCGCGGCAAGATCCTCAACGTCCAGAAGGCGTCGGTGGGAGACATGCTCTCCAACGCCGAATGCGCCGCCCTCATCCAGGTGGTGGGCGCGGGCTCCGGCCGCAGCTTCGACATCAGTGCCGCGCGGTACGGCAAGGTGATCCTCATGACCGACGCGGACGTGGACGGTGCCCACATCCGGACCCTGCTGCTGACTCTTTTCTTCCGCTACATGCGGCCCATGATCCTGGAGGGCAGGGTGTTCGCCGCGGTCCCGCCGCTGCACCGGGTGGAGGTCATCAACGCCGGCCAGAAGGCCAACGAAATGATCTACACCTATTCCGAGGCCGAACTCCACGTCCTGCTGGCCCGCCTGGCCAAGGAAGGCAAGCGGTACAAGGAACCCATCCAGCGGTACAAGGGCCTGGGGGAGATGGACGCCGAGCAGCTGGCGGAGACCACCATGGACCCGCGGCACCGCACCCTGCGCAAGGTGGGGATCGAAAACGCGCAGCAGGCAGAGGAGATCTTCGACCTCCTGATGGGCTCCGACGTATCCCCGCGCAAGGACTTCATCATCGCCGGCGCGTCAAGCCTGGACCGGGAGCGCATCGACGCCTGA
- a CDS encoding RNA polymerase sigma factor encodes MTPSSTKKDSAAQDVLSPEEKQAATNAKRAATRAANKASAGEAAGDGKREPKKRGPKPGAKAAAEAAGKSAGNVDPDEVEDVEEDLDDIVLEGPDAAEDADADPVKGAAGSGKGFVYSDADDDDAPVQQVMSAGATADPVKDYLKQIGKVALLNAEQEVDLALRIEAGLFAEEKIAADDGSMDPKYKRELEFIIHDGKRAKNHLLEANLRLVVSLAKRYTGRGMLFLDLIQEGNLGLIRAVEKFDYTKGFKFSTYATWWIRQAITRAMADQARTIRIPVHMVEVINKLARVQRQMLQDLGREPTPEELALELDMTPEKVVEVQKYGREPISLHTPLGEDGDSEFGDLIEDSEAVVPADAVSFTLLQEQLHSVLDTLSEREAGVVAMRFGLTDGQPKTLDEIGKVYGVTRERIRQIESKTMSKLRHPSRSQVLRDYLD; translated from the coding sequence GTGACCCCGTCTTCCACGAAGAAGGATTCCGCCGCCCAGGATGTCTTGTCCCCTGAGGAGAAGCAGGCCGCGACCAATGCCAAGCGGGCAGCCACGCGGGCAGCCAACAAGGCTTCGGCCGGCGAGGCTGCAGGCGACGGCAAGCGCGAGCCCAAGAAGCGTGGGCCCAAGCCCGGTGCCAAGGCTGCAGCCGAGGCTGCGGGAAAGTCCGCCGGTAACGTTGACCCCGATGAGGTCGAAGACGTCGAGGAAGACCTCGACGACATCGTCCTCGAAGGCCCGGACGCAGCAGAGGATGCCGACGCCGATCCCGTCAAGGGTGCCGCCGGCAGCGGCAAGGGCTTCGTCTACTCCGATGCGGACGACGATGACGCCCCCGTGCAGCAGGTCATGTCTGCCGGCGCCACGGCTGACCCTGTTAAGGACTACCTGAAGCAGATCGGTAAGGTGGCCCTGCTCAACGCGGAGCAGGAAGTCGACCTTGCACTGCGGATCGAAGCCGGGCTGTTCGCCGAGGAGAAGATCGCCGCAGACGACGGATCCATGGATCCGAAGTACAAGCGCGAACTCGAATTCATCATCCATGACGGCAAGCGCGCCAAGAACCACCTGCTGGAAGCCAACCTCCGCCTGGTGGTCTCGCTGGCCAAGCGCTACACCGGCCGCGGCATGCTGTTCCTGGACCTGATCCAGGAAGGCAACCTCGGCTTGATCCGCGCCGTGGAGAAGTTCGATTACACCAAGGGCTTCAAGTTCTCCACGTACGCCACCTGGTGGATCCGCCAGGCCATCACCCGTGCCATGGCCGACCAGGCCCGCACCATCCGTATTCCGGTGCACATGGTTGAGGTCATCAACAAGCTGGCACGCGTCCAGCGCCAGATGCTGCAGGACCTGGGCCGCGAACCCACGCCCGAAGAGCTGGCACTGGAACTGGACATGACCCCGGAAAAGGTGGTCGAGGTCCAGAAGTACGGCCGCGAGCCAATTTCGCTGCACACCCCCCTGGGTGAGGACGGCGACTCGGAGTTCGGCGACCTGATTGAGGACTCCGAAGCTGTTGTTCCGGCGGACGCCGTCAGCTTCACCCTCCTGCAGGAGCAGCTGCACTCGGTCCTGGACACCCTTTCCGAACGCGAGGCCGGCGTGGTTGCCATGCGGTTCGGCCTCACTGACGGACAGCCGAAGACTTTAGACGAAATCGGGAAGGTCTACGGCGTCACCCGCGAGCGGATCCGCCAGATCGAGTCCAAGACCATGTCCAAGCTCCGCCACCCCTCCCGGTCGCAGGTGCTGCGGGACTACCTGGACTAG
- a CDS encoding DUF4192 domain-containing protein, producing MTASERLIVRGPEDILGFIPHSLGYWPEASLVAMTLHGTRLGATLRLDLPGPGTRADPAVFARAVRRYLESDQDADGALLAVFTNDAGMGRPSAYDLLVSTVQRVLDQAGMPVRDAWFVGDEYWRDALCSDAACCPLPGRPLQEIRDSMLNTEMVYRGSSVGPAPGVAAGPEGRQAPVPALYLAAVLEAQAGWEAELGGRSRSRAHFTAVLDFWEMLLDRTHAGPWIPDAERDAFLRATLLVPTWRDAVLVMAAAGRAAAEAGAEQFGVLSDGSGGGSGHSVVPVPLLPPVEITGRRRGTPEPGAKAPQASRRGAEARRRMPGAGSGSDPAGYGEVLMGLAPDVPDWAGLDALDRILGQLAVPGGAPAAAALTLRGWVAWCRGRGSYAAAHLGQALGIEPEYRLAELLLDLVGRGTLCGWAARKEAAWQKFRIEPAGPKETL from the coding sequence ATGACAGCTTCAGAACGATTAATTGTCCGCGGGCCGGAAGACATTCTTGGCTTCATTCCACACTCGCTGGGGTACTGGCCAGAGGCAAGCCTGGTGGCCATGACGCTGCATGGCACCAGGCTTGGAGCCACGCTGCGGCTTGACCTGCCGGGGCCGGGAACAAGGGCAGACCCCGCAGTGTTTGCCCGCGCCGTCCGCCGCTACCTCGAATCAGACCAGGACGCGGACGGCGCTTTGCTGGCTGTCTTCACCAACGACGCCGGAATGGGCAGGCCATCTGCGTACGACCTTCTGGTCTCCACAGTCCAAAGGGTGCTGGACCAGGCCGGGATGCCCGTGCGTGATGCCTGGTTTGTGGGCGACGAGTACTGGCGGGACGCCTTGTGCAGCGATGCCGCGTGCTGCCCGCTGCCAGGACGGCCCCTGCAGGAGATAAGGGACAGCATGCTCAATACGGAAATGGTGTACCGGGGCAGCAGTGTTGGACCCGCTCCAGGAGTCGCGGCCGGGCCGGAAGGGCGGCAGGCTCCAGTCCCCGCCCTGTACCTGGCGGCCGTCCTTGAGGCGCAGGCCGGCTGGGAGGCCGAGCTTGGCGGGCGGTCCCGGAGCAGGGCGCACTTCACTGCAGTGCTTGACTTCTGGGAGATGCTGCTTGACCGGACCCACGCGGGGCCATGGATTCCGGACGCTGAACGGGACGCCTTCCTTCGCGCCACACTGCTCGTTCCCACCTGGCGCGATGCCGTGCTTGTTATGGCCGCGGCCGGCAGGGCTGCCGCAGAGGCAGGTGCCGAACAGTTCGGCGTCCTCTCGGACGGGAGCGGGGGCGGCAGCGGCCATTCCGTGGTGCCGGTGCCGTTGCTGCCGCCGGTGGAAATAACCGGCCGGCGCCGGGGGACACCGGAACCGGGGGCGAAAGCGCCGCAGGCATCGAGACGTGGCGCCGAGGCGCGGCGCCGGATGCCCGGTGCCGGGTCCGGCTCCGATCCTGCCGGTTACGGCGAGGTCCTCATGGGACTCGCGCCGGACGTGCCGGACTGGGCGGGCCTGGACGCGCTGGACCGGATTCTGGGACAACTGGCGGTCCCCGGCGGGGCCCCGGCCGCCGCAGCGCTGACCCTCCGTGGCTGGGTGGCCTGGTGCCGCGGCCGCGGCTCCTATGCCGCTGCCCACCTGGGCCAGGCCCTCGGGATCGAACCGGAATACCGGCTTGCCGAACTCCTGCTGGACCTCGTGGGCAGGGGAACGCTCTGTGGCTGGGCCGCGCGGAAGGAAGCCGCCTGGCAAAAATTCCGGATCGAGCCCGCAGGGCCAAAGGAAACGCTGTGA
- a CDS encoding proteasome assembly chaperone family protein, with the protein MLERISGSLLDPDALYASNIELFHSPEMQGLDLVMGFTGFADAGHVVKQINAELLDTLDAQPVAVFDADQLIDYRSRRPHLSFVEDHIQDYQEPRLALYRLVDGLGKPFLLLAGFEPDLQWERFARAVVNIVEKLDVNLVTWIHSIPMPVPHTRPVGVTVHGNRPELIEGISVWKPTVEVPAAVGHILELRLVEAGRNVAGYVIHVPHYLAEAEYPTAAVAGLEYLGAATSLMLPTDRLRESGREVSRQIAQQIEASEEVQQVVSRLETRYDEKADGIVRRSLLANENDELPDADDLGAAVEAYLARENPGQ; encoded by the coding sequence GTGCTTGAACGGATTTCCGGCTCGCTGCTGGACCCCGACGCGCTCTATGCCAGCAACATCGAGCTGTTCCACAGCCCTGAGATGCAGGGGCTGGACCTGGTGATGGGTTTCACGGGCTTCGCCGACGCCGGCCATGTGGTCAAGCAGATCAACGCCGAGCTGCTGGACACCCTCGATGCCCAGCCCGTTGCTGTCTTCGATGCCGACCAGTTGATTGACTACAGGTCCCGGCGGCCTCACCTGAGCTTCGTGGAAGACCACATCCAGGACTACCAGGAGCCGCGCCTGGCGCTGTACCGGTTGGTGGATGGGCTGGGGAAGCCATTCCTCCTCCTGGCCGGCTTCGAACCCGACCTGCAGTGGGAACGGTTCGCCCGTGCCGTGGTGAACATCGTGGAAAAGCTGGACGTCAACCTGGTCACCTGGATCCACTCCATCCCCATGCCCGTGCCCCATACCCGGCCCGTCGGCGTGACGGTGCATGGGAACCGGCCCGAGCTGATCGAGGGCATCTCCGTCTGGAAGCCCACCGTTGAAGTTCCGGCTGCTGTCGGCCACATCCTGGAGCTGCGCCTGGTAGAGGCAGGACGCAATGTTGCCGGGTACGTCATCCACGTGCCGCATTACCTGGCTGAGGCCGAGTACCCCACCGCCGCCGTCGCCGGACTGGAATACCTTGGCGCCGCAACGTCGCTGATGCTGCCCACCGACCGGCTCCGTGAGTCCGGCCGTGAGGTCAGCCGCCAGATCGCGCAGCAGATCGAGGCGTCCGAGGAGGTCCAGCAGGTGGTCTCCCGCCTCGAGACGCGGTATGACGAGAAGGCGGACGGCATAGTGCGCCGGTCGCTCCTGGCGAATGAGAATGACGAGCTTCCCGACGCCGACGACCTCGGAGCTGCCGTGGAGGCCTACCTGGCCAGGGAGAACCCCGGACAGTAG
- a CDS encoding DUF7455 domain-containing protein yields the protein MTTAVADRTLNALDRCDRCGAQAYVRVVLESSGGELLFCGHHARAVEATLKPLSSDWHDETGKLHEKAAVEID from the coding sequence ATGACAACAGCAGTGGCAGACCGCACACTAAATGCACTCGACCGGTGCGACCGTTGCGGAGCTCAGGCATATGTCCGGGTTGTACTCGAGTCCTCCGGCGGTGAGCTGTTGTTCTGCGGCCACCATGCCCGTGCAGTCGAGGCGACGCTCAAGCCGTTGAGCTCCGACTGGCACGACGAGACGGGAAAGCTTCACGAGAAAGCTGCCGTGGAAATCGACTAG